The nucleotide sequence ATGCCGACTACGGCTACGACGACACCGACCAGCTGACCGGAGCCGACCGCACCGGCACGACCGACGACGAGTTGTACACCTACGACGAAAACGGCAACCGGACCGGCGGCGGGTACAGCACCGGCGACAACAATCAGCTTCTGTCGGACGGGACGTTCAACTTCACGTACGACGACGAAGGAAACCTGACCCAACGGACCAGCATCGCCGACGGCAGTTACACCGTTTACGAGTACGACTACCGCAACCGCCTGGTCAGTGTGACCGACTACAACGCTTCTGACGTCAAGCAGCAGAAGATGGAGTATGCCTACGACTTCGCGAACCGCCTGATCGGGCGTGAGCTTGACTCCAACGGCGACGGCACTGTCGACGAGTCCGGCACCTTCATCTACGACAGCAACCAGATCCTACTGCAACTGGACGATAGTGGCGATGTCGAGCACCGCGTGCTATGGGGACCAAGTGTCGATCAGTTTCTGGCCGATGAGAACTCCAGCGGTGACACGCTGTGGGCGCTGACCGATCACCTGAACACGGTCCACGACTGGATCGAATACAACGACGCAACCGACACCACCAGCGTCGTCAACCACATCGCCTACGACAGCTTTGGAAACGTATTGAGCGAAACCAACAGTTCGCTCGACGACCTAGGCCTCGGCTACACCGCCCGCTACTTCGACGAAGCCACCGGCCTGCAGTACAACACCAACCGCTGGTACATCGCCGAGCTTGGCAGGTGGATGAGTCAGGACCCAATTGAGTTTGAGGCGGGAGATGAGAATCTTTATCGGTATGTTGGAAATGACGCAACTCTGCGGATCGATCCGAGTGGTCTTCAAGATGATCTAGTGCGTCTTCCTATGCCGCCAGAGGAGCCTACGGATCGTCCGAAAAGACTTCCTCCAGTTCAACCTGTGCAGGTAAACCCGGGACTCCTGCCTTCTGCCATAGGCCTTCCAATCAACTTGTATCATCAGATTCCGAGTGGAGAATCGATTGCGTCTTACGCCGAAAAGGCTTTTCGAGCAATTGCTGCTGAGAACTTCGGCACGCTTGCTGGAAAGGGATTCGATATAGATGGATTCAAGGCGGCCATCTCGGAAGGGAAAGGCAAGCTACTAAATCCACTTCAGACCATTTCAAATGAATTTGAAACTCATCGCAAGAGAATTACGACGGCTATTGAAACCCGATTCGCAAACCTAGAGCAATCCATAAAAGATGATTGGGAGAAACTCATCAACCCACAAATTCCTCTCAAGGGCAGCCTCCCTTGGCCAGGAGGTGGTCTTGATCTCAGTGGGCAATTGAACGATTTTGGGTTGACGTGGGAAGCCGACATTAGTTACCAGATTAAGAATGGCCTCTGTGAGGGCACGGTCAATGCCACGTTTAGTGGCAGAGATGGCAACTTGAATAAAGATTGGAAAATCAACGCGAAGTTCGACAGTGTGGTTGGCACTACTGTAATTGCCAGCAGTTTGGAGGTGGATGCTGCAGGGGCAAAAGGAAGTTTAGCTACTGCGGGAGGTAATTATACGGCCTCTAACTTCGCTATGAAAATTTCCGGCGACTACCGAATTGGCGGAAAGTTCAAAGTTGGAGGCGGTGGCTTCGTGCGAACTAATTACAACAACTGGACGGTCAGCGCTGGAGTTGCCGGGGGATTGTTGAACGACGGCGGCGAAATGCTAGTAGTGATTGGTGGAGCAACTGCAGGCGGCTCTAATTTCAATTTTAGTCTAACCTCAACAAGTCAACTGCAAGCCACCGGAGAAGTCAAATGGTAACTAATTCCCTCACTTCCTTGATCTTGCTCACAATTCCAACGCTGCTGTGGTCGCTGGCCAGCGAGGGCAGGGCTCAGACGCTTCAATCGCAGTTGGAAGGAGTTGTCGCGACGGCTGAGGAAGCCGCAAATCGTTGTGATTTCAAAGCCGAGTTAGAACTGATCCTGACGCTCCGAGAATTGAACAATCGGCTGCCAGCAGAGCTTTCAACGATCTCCGACGAGCATATTGCCTTTGTTTTGAGTGATCTGCAGAAGGCGGTTAGCTTCTCCGAAGAAGAGATGGAACTTGCCCGCGCACGCCAGGCAGCCAGGATGGCGGCATTTCAATTTTTTCGGCAGAGACAGCCTGAGGAAGGGCAGCGGAAGTTCCTGGAAGCTATCGACTACTCTACGCGTGTCTTCGGAGAACGTTCTTATCACACCATCGAATTGCAGTCTTCCCTGGCGAATGAGATGCTGCTTCACGGTTCCAAATTGGAAGAGGCAATTCAACTCGCCCACCAGGTACGCGACACGCTCGAAGAAGACCAGCAGCAAAAGTGCTTTGTCTTCTGCCAGATTAACCAGACCCTCTACGCTTTGTACGTCGAAACCAAAGCATTCCATAAAGCGATGCCCTACGGCAACATCGCGCTTCGCGAGCTCGAAGCCGTTCACTCGAAGAAGAGCACACGCTATCTCACGATCCAAGGATCAATGGCTGCCGTGTTGAATCAAGATCAGCGACCGGACCTTGCGTTGGTTCATGCCCAGACAGGGCTCAACACAGGATACATACCTGACGGATCCGACGTGAAGTACTACCTGCGGCTGCTTCGAGAATATGCCCGCGCCAAACGCGCCCTTGGCGACTTCGAGCGTGTTCCCGAGGCATACCAAGAGATGCTACGCATTGCGAAGTCTTATCCAACTTACCCCAAAAATGCGCTCATTGAACATCTACGCGAATACCAAACCGCCCTGAAAGAAATGGGCGACGAAGAGGGCCAGCGCAGCGTTGAAGCAGAGATCGAGGAACGGCTGCAGCGGTAAAGATCGCGCGAGTGGCACCGACTTCGCTCAGGTTAAATTGCCAAGTGAAAAGCAGGTCATGACAGTTCAGTAGTGGATTTTACCGTAGAGTTGCAACTATCTCCTCCCCGGGGTTAGGTTCTTCCTGCGATCTATTTGCTTATGCCCCGACGGGAACGGTCGAAAATTGGCACTTTGTTTCTTTCTGTGTCCGGCCGACCTGGCGGCAAGCGAGGCAAGCCGCGTAGTTCTGGGCAACATCCGAGCCAGCGAATTACAGAATTCATCGCACTTTTCACCAGGAAACATCTGGACGCATCTACAGTTTGGTGCCTATCTTAGTGGGCGTCATTGATAGGGGCAGCCTATGAAAATCGAGCTGGGCTTGCGGGAATCGGTCGTGGTTCTCGGCAAGCGAATTGTGAATGACACGGGGCGAAAGATTGCCCTGGTCATCCTGGACGAACCAGGGGATAAGGTCCAAGTCGACCGCAATCCATTTCCGAAAAAGAACCAACGGGCACCGGTTCACGTACCGAAGCCCACCGCGATCTAAGCAGATCCGGACAACCACACCAGCGGCCTCGGCCGCAAGCTGGCACCGTAACCACACAACGCCGGCCGCGACTTCCAACGATGGAAGATGCGGCCGGCTTTTTTTGTTGATTCACCCGGGTGAAGGATCGCCCAAGCAGAGCGGCGAAGGAATCGCCAAAGCCTGAAGCCTGGTATTGGGGGCAGTACCAGGCCCAGGTCCGGAAGGAAGCCAGGATGGCGCTAGGTGCATGGATGCACCCCTTCCGTTTTTTCATGCAACGCTGCCGCGTCGAAGTAATGGCAGACGTTGGGGGCAAGGCAGGCGAGGAATCGACTCAGTAAAAGGGGGCAAGGATGCCAAGGCTAACTAAGATCCGGGCACGAGCTGCAGCCCTGCACGCGGTGCAGAGCTACGCCAAGAAGCAAGGCGATCGCACACAACTAGTCGGTGGCGATGCGTTCCCGGTCGATCTGAAGATCTCCGGAACGGTCGGCAAGCTGAAGGTCGAGGAGTCGATCAGCGGCAACCTATCCATCGGGCACGACTTCGCCAAAAACAGCAACAACGGCATCGCACCGACAAAGGTGATCGCCTGGCTGATCACGCAAACGCCGGAACCTGGCAAGTGTGCCGAACAGCTACGAGCGTTCGCGAAGGCCACCAAGGAAGGCGAAACACTGGGCGACAACATCACGGCCGATCAGGAAGCCCAGGCCAAGCAACTTCTAGGTCTTTTCAACCAGGTCGAAACCAAGATTAGCAAGGGTTCGGTCTCATTCGCTGTTGCGAAGAAAGCCGCGGCATAGCGATGGATCGACGACGCGCGGCCGCGGCGATCCTGCTTCTGTCGGCAAGCTTCGGAGCTGGCGAGACGGCCATACACCTGGCGGTCCGCTACTTCCATCGGAAGTCGATCGACCCGAGCCGGCCACCGGCTGACGTGCCGTTTCCGCTGCGTGTTCAGAACTACTGGGGCGGTTCGTGTTATCACGCGTCAACCCAGGTGGCGTTGCGATGGGCCGACAAGGCCGAGATCGCGACCAACTGGCGGAACAACTACGGGGGCGCGGCTTCCACCAGCGACATCGCCAAGGTACTGAAGCGTTACGGGATCCCCTACAAAGCGACCAGGCTGGTCGGCAACGGGCAGGAATCGGCCGACGTGTCGATCCTGAACTATGCCCACGATCATCGCCTGGTTGCTGCGATCCACTTCTTTCATTACCACGCGATCAGCTTCCTGGGCTGGGTCCGAAAAGACGGCCGCGAGATGGCCTGCCTGTTGGACAACAACCGCACCAAGAACTTCATCTTCATCGAGAAGGCCGAGTTTCTACGGCGCTGGCGTGGCTACGGGGGTGGGGCGATCGTGCCGCTGGTCGAGGCACCACCACCAGTTCCCTACGATCCGAACGACTACTTGGAGAATCCCGAGCCATGAGCCAAAGCGATAACAGCACGAAGCCCACGGAGAAAGCCAACGCGACCAACGTGCTAGGCGACCTGGCGGTTCTGTTGGCGTTGCTGTTTTGCACGCTGGTCTCGACCTTCGAGTTTTGCACCGACATGATGCCGGCCTTCAATGCCTGGTTGGCAGCGGCGCGGCAATGTCACTGCGAGCGATGCGAAGCAGTCGAGCGCCAGAAGATCACGCCGGCACCGATGCCGCGAATATCACCCCCGCAAATTCCGCTGACACCAATTCAACCACCGGCTATCTAGTCGGCCGGTTACCTTTCACACTTCACACTGGGGGAACCAACATGAACCGCAAACTACTGGCCGGCCTGATCGTGGCTGTGTCACTGATCGCCAGTATCGGCGAGACATCGCCACCCGAGCCGCCGAAGATGGGCTTCGTCGAGCAGATCGAAGGGGTCAACCTGCCCGAGAATCAACGCTGGTATACGGTTCTCGTAACGTCCAAAGGGCAAGCCACGCCGATTACCAGTTGGTTCGATTCTGATCCCCGCCTGGCCGAGCTGCGAAGCCGAACCGAGTGGCGGCACTACACCAGCGAAAGCGAGCTTTTCACGCACCACCTGAAGCCGACCTACGGCAACGATTACCCGATTCTGGTGATCCAAGACGTGGACGGGGCGATGCGTGCCCAGCTGGGCGGGACGATTCTCAAATCGGTCACCAGCCCCGACGAACTGGTCGCGGCGTTGGATCTTGCAGCCCAGACGCTGCGGCCGATCGAGGACCAGCAACTACGCGCCAAGAAGGTGGGCGGCTGGATCTTCAACCGACGACCTGGCCCGAACGTCTGCCCTGGGCCGAACTGCAACCCAGACTTGCCACCGGCACCGATCGAAGGGCAACCAGTGGCTCCCCCGGAAACCAACCAGGCAAGCTCACCACCGGCCGACAAGAAGACACCGCTGGCCGATGCGTTGATATCGATCTTCGGTCCGCAAGTGGCACCCTGGGCGAATGGTTTCAATCTGGGGCAATCGGCCATCGCGGCTGGAATTGTGGGTGGTGCCTGGCTGTGGAAGCGCCGGCGATCCCGCAAGTCGGCCAAGTAACCCATCCCACACACATTACACCGCAATGAAAGGAATCGTTGCATGTTCGCACTGTTGAGCAATCCGCTGTTCTGGGGCCTGGCTGGGGCCGTTTATATCCTTTTCGTCCAGAAGCCAAAGGACGAAGAAACCAACCAGGCCGCAACGCCGGCCGAGTCGAAAGGCCTGCTGGGGACCGTGATCGGCATCGCCGAACGGAAGATCCTGCAGCGTGCCCAGCACGCCGCGGCCGAAGCCAAACTTCCCCTTATTGCCAACCTGTTGTCGGCGATCTCGTTGGGGGATGGCGTCGGCCTGACCAATGTTGCCGAGCAGATGGCCGACAACCTGCAGTCGGTCGAGGGGCGGCGTTTCATGTTGGGGAAGTTGGTCCGGACGCTGATCGCCGACTTCGCCAAGAATGACGCCAGCGAGTTCGCGGCGATCGCGGCCGAGGTCAACGACCGGAAGAAAGATCTGCAGGACGCCACAACGCGTCTGACTTCCAACAACGACCTGAAGGCCCAAGGGGTCTAGCTAACGCAGAAACCTTTTGTGAGTTGAGCCCGCGGCCGTTCTTCGGAGTGGCCGCGGGCTTGTTGCTGTATCGAGGGGAGAAAGCGTGAAGCCTGGTGAACTTTCGCGACTGTCACTGAAGAAAACCGCGGATCTGCTGAACGTCGATCGAGCTGTGATTGCCGAGCTGGTGAAGGATGGTTGCCCACGCAACAGCAACGGCACGATCAACATCTACAAGCTGACCGCCTGGCTACTGGTGCGCACGAAGGGGGCCTCACTTGGTTAGTATCCAGATCGACGCGACCGAGCTGCTGGAAGAGATCAACAACGCCGGCCTCGGCAAGGTGATCGACGAACGGACGCTTCGCCGGCATCGGTCCGAGCTGGGCCTCGGCAAAGCGGTCGACGTGGGAGCGTACGTCGGTAGCCTGGTCGATCGGTACCAGGCCAGGCAGACGGGAGCGGTCACCTACGAGGACAAAAAAGAGAAGGCACGGGAGCGCAGCGCCGAGTCGACGAAGAAGGGACAGGACATTGGTCCTTTACCTTCGATCGTCGATCCTGAGCGACGCGAGGCCTGTCGCTATAGCCTTCTGCTCTTCTTTGATACCTACATCAAGCCCGAGGGATTCTTCGCCTGGTCGGACGATCATCTGAAGATCTTCGAGACGATGCAAAATGCCATCTTGACCGGTGGCAACTTTGCGTTGGCTATGCCCCGAGGTTCCGGCAAAACGACCATCACTGAAGCCGCGGCTCTCTGGGCAATTCTGTTTGGGCACTGCAACTTCTGCGTGATCGTAGGGGCCACGGCCGAGAAAGGCCAGGAACTGCTCGAAACGATCAAAACCTATCTGGTTGCGAAGGATCTGCTGGTTGAAGACTTCCCGGAAGTTTGCATTCCGGTCATGCGATTGGAAGGGCAGCCCAATCGCTGCCGGGGTCAACACATCGATGGAGCTAGAACGCAGATCAGCTGGCATGACAACGAGCTGGTGTTTCCCACGGTCGAGGGTAGCAGCTGCAGCGGTTCGATCATTCGCACGTTCGGCATCACCTCGAAAGGTATCCGCGGGCAGAAATATACCAACGCCAACGGAGACACATTTCGGCCGGACCTGGTGCTGCTAGACGATCCGCAAGACGACGAATCGGCCGAGAACCCGACGCAGGTTCGCAAGCGTGAAAAGGTGATCAATGGCACAATTCTCGGGATGGCTGGCCCAGGGAAATCTCTGACCGCCATCATGCCTTGCACGGTGATCTGCCAAGACGACCTGGCAGCCCGCTATCTGGACCGCAAAAAGAATCCCGAGTGGCAGGGGATTCGCATCCAGATGATGAAGTCGATGCCTGCCAACGAAGAGATCTGGGAAGAATATTTCGCCATTCGGCGGGCCGATCTAGAAGCAGGCCTCGGCCCCGACCGGGCCAATGCCTTCTATCGGAAGAACCGCAAGGAGATGGATCGCGGTGCGGTCCCTTACTGGACCAGTCGGTTTGACCCTGGCGAAATTTCGGCCATTCAGCACGCCATGCATTTGCGAGACCGAGACCCGGTCATCTTTGCGGCTGAATACCAGAATGATCCGATTAATCCGGAATCGACCGACCTGGTAATCCTGACGGCGGACGAGATCGCCGCGAAGGTCCGCAACTATAAACGGGGCGACATTCCCAACGATACCGAGCTGATGGTCGGCTTTGTCGATGTTCAGTTGCATTGTCTCTATTACGTCCTGGCAGCCCTGAAGACCGACTTCAGCGGACACATCCCCGACTATGGTACCTGGCCCAAGCAGCCGACAAAATACTTCGCCTACAGCAACCGAATCGCCAACCCTATCAGTCGCCAGAAAACGGACGAGGGTGTCCTGATGGGAAAACTATTGGAAGACGCCCAGATTCGCCAAGCCTTAGAACGTTTGGTAAATGAAGACTTGATGCTGCGAAAGTGGGAACGAGAAGATGGGGCGGAATTCCAGCTGGACCTTCTGATGATCGATATGGGGAGTTGGACGCCTGTCATTAAGCAGTTCATTGCCGAATCGCCCCATCGGGCGCGAATGATTCCCGCCAAGGGGGATAGCCGTAAGCCAACCGAAAAGCGGATTAGCGAAACGAAACCCACGCCAGGCGTCGAGATCGGTGAAGAATGGATAATTCCCCTGGCTACGCGCAAAAACCCGGTACGGTATCTCTTGCACGATACGCATCACTGGAAATCAGAACTGCAAAAACGCTGGAAGGCCCCCATCGGGCAGCCTGGCTGTTGGACTCTCTACGATGGTAAGCCCATTGAGCATCGAATGATTTCGGAACACTGCGCCGCAGAATACGCCAATCGTGTTTCGGCCAAGGGGAATGTGGTCGATGTCTGGGAGAATCGACCAGGCCGCGACAACCATCTGTTGGACTGCGTGGTGGGCTGCCTGGTGGCCGGCAGCCGAAGAGGTTGTGCGGTACCTGATGCAAGTCTTCTGCGAGCTCGCCCACGCCGTGAGAAGAAGAAGGCAAAAATGAAGTTCAGCGAAGTGATGGCCCGCAAACGTGCTGAACAAGGATGGAGGTAGCACCATGGCCCCTCGGCAAAAGAAGGCCCCCGCAACAAAATCGCCACCTCCTCAGCCTGCCGGTGTCGCCTGTCCGCAGTGTGGAAGCGGTTACGCGCCGGTGTACTACACGCGGCAGCAGATGGGCAAGACGGTTCGTGTCCGCGAATGCCAGCATTGTGGCCGTCGATTTTCGACTGTCGAGAGAGTCGCCTGAAGATAATTTCCGGGCCTAGTTCCATATATGGAACTTGCTCTGCCAATCTCACTGCAGGCCCCCGATTCGATCTCCCGCGTCGGTCGTTCTCGTCGTAAGAACACCATCTGACAAGATGCGGCAAGCTGGTTCGACAGCCTGTCTCACAAATTCGCATGCAGAACGAAACGCCAATAGCTGGGGACACCTATGGCAGACGAACAGCAGGATCTGACGAACGAAATCGCCGACGCGGCCAACAAGCCGCGGCAGGTGACGGTTGACGGCGTGACGGTGCAAGGACATTCGATTCCTGATCTGGTCGCGGCAGACAAGTACCTGAGCCAGAAGAAGGCCATCAAGAAACGGGGATTCTTTTCGGCACGTCAAATGGTTCCACCTGGTACGGCCGGTTAATCATCACGAAAGCTAGGGGCAGCTTCCCGTGGTAGTCACCAACGACAAATCGCGAGTTGAGATCTTAGGAGCGGACGGCAATCCGATCCGCCGAGAGATGCAGCGTGACCGCCTGGCTTCTCAGTATCGTCAGCTGCGTGCCCGTTACGATGCGGCCGTAACCGACAATCTGAACAGGAACCATTGGGCCAACGCCGATCTGCTTTCGGCCCGGGCCGCGACGAATCCAAATGTTCGTCGTCGGGTACGTTCTCGAGCTCGGTATGAATGTCTCGAGAACAACAGCTTCGCCCGAGGCATGATTCTCACGATGTCCAACGACGTGGTCGGCACCGGCCCGAATCTTCGCGTCGAACATTCTAACCGCCCAGCCGCGCAGAAGCTGGAAGCGAACTTTCGCCGCTGGATGCGTCGCGTACAACTGGCCTCTACTCTTCGAACTGCGATCAGCAGCACGGTAGTCGATGGCGAGATCTACGGCGTCGCGGCTACGAATCCCAATGTTCGCAACAACGTCCAGCTGGACGTGAAGCTGCTGGAGGCGGATTACTGCACCGATACCGAGTTCTGGCAGACCGATCGCCGCGAAGACGGGATCGAATACGACGCAGCAGGCTACCCGGTGGCATACCACTTCCTGGAACACCACCCAGGCGACACGTATCCCAACGGCCAGCTCTTCAAGACCAAGCGTCTGGAAGCCGACCAGGTGATGCACTACTTCCGGAAAGACCGCCCAGGCCAACGCCGGGGGATTTCCTGGATTGTTTCCGCGTTGCCTTTGTTCGCTCTTTTGCGACGCTACACGCTGGCAACTTGCCATGCAGCCGAAACGGCCTCGAACTTCGCGGGCGTCATGTTCTCCAAGCCGGACGCTGTCGATGGCCCCGAGGAAGTGGAAGCTGGGGACCTGATCGAGTTGACCATGCGGATGATGGTCACCTTGCCACAAGGCTGGGAACTGAAGCAGTTGGAAGCCACCCAGCCAACCACCACATACAAGATGTTCCGCGACGCGGTGCTTTGCGAAATCGCCCGCTGTCTCAATATGCCGTTCAACAATGGCGATCAAGAGGCCTTTTTTTATGAAACAACGCATTCGAACGAGTCTACGTTCAATTTGCGCCAAGCAAGTCCAATAGCGAACTAGAAAGCCAAGGGAGAAACAAAGCCAATGCCCAACCATCAAGCAACTAACTCACCAGTGCCCCAAGACGACGCCGATGTCGATGTTTCTGACTTTCCCCAGGAAGTGGCGGCAGCTTGGGCGAATGTTGTACTGGATTTATTCCACCGTGGTGTCCGGAAATCTGATGGCCAGGACCAGGGGGACAAGTTGGCCTCGAAGCTTAAAAAGGCCGGGTAATATTGACCTTCCTTAGCCTGGTTTTCAACCCGAAACGGCCAGACACAGAAAGAAACAAAGTCCCGATTTTCGACCGTTCCCGTCGGGGTTGCCAAAATATCAGCCCCGGAAGAACCTAACCCCGGGGGGCCTGGATCGAGTTTGTGGCGACCGATCAGGTCGCAAAGAACGATTGCAGTTGTGTGACAACCTTGGTCGGTGGTTCGGCGATATCGACCGTCCGGACTTCGATGCGTGGACCATCCATATTCTCAATGTGATAGGTCGCCAAGTGGCCTGGCGGCATCATCGCACAAGGATACAGCAGGATCACTCGCGGACAGGCAAACTCTTTCGCGTAGGCATACATTTGGTACATATCCGCCTGCGATACCTTGTCGTGCGGTTTGGACGGATCGAGCAGCTTCCACTTGGTATCTACCAGGCAAATAAGTCTCCCTTTCTCGTGAACGCCGATGTCAGGCCTCAAACTAAATTGACCTTTACCCTCCCGCTGCAGCAGATGCTCTCCGCCCATCTGAGCAGTGACTCGGCACAAGTCTGAGCCAATCG is from Bremerella sp. JC817 and encodes:
- a CDS encoding terminase gpA endonuclease subunit yields the protein MVSIQIDATELLEEINNAGLGKVIDERTLRRHRSELGLGKAVDVGAYVGSLVDRYQARQTGAVTYEDKKEKARERSAESTKKGQDIGPLPSIVDPERREACRYSLLLFFDTYIKPEGFFAWSDDHLKIFETMQNAILTGGNFALAMPRGSGKTTITEAAALWAILFGHCNFCVIVGATAEKGQELLETIKTYLVAKDLLVEDFPEVCIPVMRLEGQPNRCRGQHIDGARTQISWHDNELVFPTVEGSSCSGSIIRTFGITSKGIRGQKYTNANGDTFRPDLVLLDDPQDDESAENPTQVRKREKVINGTILGMAGPGKSLTAIMPCTVICQDDLAARYLDRKKNPEWQGIRIQMMKSMPANEEIWEEYFAIRRADLEAGLGPDRANAFYRKNRKEMDRGAVPYWTSRFDPGEISAIQHAMHLRDRDPVIFAAEYQNDPINPESTDLVILTADEIAAKVRNYKRGDIPNDTELMVGFVDVQLHCLYYVLAALKTDFSGHIPDYGTWPKQPTKYFAYSNRIANPISRQKTDEGVLMGKLLEDAQIRQALERLVNEDLMLRKWEREDGAEFQLDLLMIDMGSWTPVIKQFIAESPHRARMIPAKGDSRKPTEKRISETKPTPGVEIGEEWIIPLATRKNPVRYLLHDTHHWKSELQKRWKAPIGQPGCWTLYDGKPIEHRMISEHCAAEYANRVSAKGNVVDVWENRPGRDNHLLDCVVGCLVAGSRRGCAVPDASLLRARPRREKKKAKMKFSEVMARKRAEQGWR
- a CDS encoding phage portal protein — its product is MVVTNDKSRVEILGADGNPIRREMQRDRLASQYRQLRARYDAAVTDNLNRNHWANADLLSARAATNPNVRRRVRSRARYECLENNSFARGMILTMSNDVVGTGPNLRVEHSNRPAAQKLEANFRRWMRRVQLASTLRTAISSTVVDGEIYGVAATNPNVRNNVQLDVKLLEADYCTDTEFWQTDRREDGIEYDAAGYPVAYHFLEHHPGDTYPNGQLFKTKRLEADQVMHYFRKDRPGQRRGISWIVSALPLFALLRRYTLATCHAAETASNFAGVMFSKPDAVDGPEEVEAGDLIELTMRMMVTLPQGWELKQLEATQPTTTYKMFRDAVLCEIARCLNMPFNNGDQEAFFYETTHSNESTFNLRQASPIAN